Within the Candidatus Woesearchaeota archaeon genome, the region GGTATGAGCACAAGAATACTTATTATAAGTAGCATAATTGCTTGTAGAACGCGCTCACGTTTTTTCATACACTCTTTATAACAAGGCGTATTTATATACTTTACTTCAAAGAGTCTAGTGCTACTAAGAACTATATTAAAAAAATGTACTGAAAATTTTTTCTTTGGAGCGTACTTTCTCACTCTTTAAGGCGCGAGCATGATGTTTGCAAAGATTTTTATTATTTTTAAGTGAATGTTTTTAATGTTGTTTGTCTTTTTTTGTTGAGAAGTTCTTTTGTTGTCTTCCATTCGAGACGCACAAATTCATATTCTTTAAGTTTGTTGAAATTCTCATAAAGACAATGAATAGTATTTGCGTCTGCTGGATAACCAGAACCTAATCGGAGATTGAGTTTTTTAGCCATTTTTTCTATAGCTTTATCACGAGTAACTTTAGCAAGAATTGATGCAGCAGCAACTTGTGCGTGGTTTAAGTCTGCTTTATACTCTGCAAGAATAGGAATTGCGCTAGCAGGAAAAGAAAGCTGACTTCGCACTTTTGCAACATAATCCTCTTTATTCTTACTTGGCAGATCAAGAATTATTTTTTGTACGCTAACTTTTTGAATAAGTCGTTTAATAAGTTTGCCAGAGGTGAATGCTTCTAAATCATTAAGTGAAGAATGAGGATTACTAATTGACTTATCAATGTCTTTTGGAGAAACTTTAATAATTGCATGTGGTAAGCGTTGTTTAATAATGCGAGCAAGTTTATTACGCTTAATAGGTGTTAGCAGCTTAGAATCTTTCACACCAATTTGATTTAAAAAATCAACATCTTTTTGCTCACCAGCAACAACAGCCATAACCATAGGACCCAGAACTGGACCTCTTCCTGCTTCATCAATACCTGCAACAAACCCCATAAAGAATTTTATAGT harbors:
- the rnhB gene encoding ribonuclease HII is translated as MGFVAGIDEAGRGPVLGPMVMAVVAGEQKDVDFLNQIGVKDSKLLTPIKRNKLARIIKQRLPHAIIKVSPKDIDKSISNPHSSLNDLEAFTSGKLIKRLIQKVSVQKIILDLPSKNKEDYVAKVRSQLSFPASAIPILAEYKADLNHAQVAAASILAKVTRDKAIEKMAKKLNLRLGSGYPADANTIHCLYENFNKLKEYEFVRLEWKTTKELLNKKRQTTLKTFT